One genomic segment of Nocardioides cavernaquae includes these proteins:
- a CDS encoding phosphotransferase family protein, which translates to MGSEEMAERGGTVDGARSVRGEDAFDVAAVDAWLRAAADAVDVQAWGDGLPEVQQFSGGASNLTYLLRYPAQDLILRRPPAGTKARGAHDMGREFRIQAALAPVFPFAPPMVALCSDESVLGSEFYVMERVAGHIPRKDLGLSLSSDDVRLLCTNVLDLLIGLHSVDPAAAGLDQLGKGEGYVARQVGGWTGRFRKAKTWNVPSWEKVIAWLEANQPADRGSVLIHNDFRFDNVVLSSEEPTKPVALLDWELATVGDPLMDLGCTLSYWIEAGDGRLEQLFRMQPTNLPGMLTRREVVAYYCEKTGIELTDKEWAFYEVYGLFRLAVILQQIYYRYHHKQTTNPRFKNFWLGSHVLHGRARKLIRSVG; encoded by the coding sequence ATGGGAAGCGAGGAGATGGCCGAACGGGGCGGGACGGTCGACGGAGCAAGGAGCGTCCGGGGCGAGGACGCCTTCGATGTCGCCGCGGTCGATGCCTGGCTGCGCGCGGCGGCTGACGCGGTCGACGTCCAGGCCTGGGGCGACGGGCTCCCGGAGGTGCAGCAGTTCTCCGGTGGTGCCTCCAACCTGACCTACCTGCTGCGCTACCCGGCGCAGGACCTGATCCTGCGCCGGCCGCCGGCGGGCACCAAGGCCAGGGGCGCGCACGACATGGGTCGCGAGTTCCGGATCCAGGCCGCGCTGGCGCCGGTGTTCCCGTTCGCGCCGCCGATGGTCGCGCTCTGCTCCGACGAGTCGGTCCTCGGCTCGGAGTTCTACGTGATGGAGCGCGTCGCCGGCCACATCCCGCGCAAGGACCTCGGCCTCTCGCTGTCCAGCGACGACGTCCGCCTGTTGTGCACCAACGTCCTGGACCTCCTGATCGGCCTGCACTCGGTCGATCCGGCTGCGGCCGGTCTCGACCAGCTCGGCAAGGGCGAGGGGTACGTCGCGCGGCAGGTCGGCGGCTGGACCGGCCGGTTCCGCAAGGCGAAGACCTGGAATGTGCCGAGCTGGGAGAAGGTCATCGCCTGGCTCGAGGCCAACCAGCCGGCCGATCGTGGCTCGGTGCTGATCCACAACGACTTCCGCTTCGACAACGTGGTGCTCTCCTCGGAGGAGCCGACGAAGCCGGTCGCGCTGCTCGACTGGGAGCTGGCGACCGTGGGTGACCCGCTGATGGACCTCGGCTGCACCCTGTCCTACTGGATCGAGGCCGGCGACGGTCGCCTCGAGCAGCTCTTCCGCATGCAGCCGACGAACCTGCCGGGCATGCTGACCCGCCGCGAGGTGGTCGCCTACTACTGCGAGAAGACCGGCATCGAGCTGACGGACAAGGAGTGGGCCTTCTACGAGGTCTACGGCCTGTTCCGGCTGGCGGTGATCCTGCAGCAGATCTACTACCGCTACCACCACAAGCAGACCACCAACCCGCGCTTCAAGAACTTCTGGCTCGGCTCGCACGTGCTGCACGGACGGGCCCGGAAGCTCATCCGGAGCGTCGGATGA
- a CDS encoding SDR family oxidoreductase, translated as MTTGTILITGASSGLGAEMARQFAALGYDLAITARRTERLDELAAEITGANADRKVITKALDVNDDEAVFSVFKEVAAEFGKLDRVIINAGLGKGAPLGTGRYDANRQTAMTNFVAALAQTEAAMEIFRAQKSGHLVMISSISALRGMRKTITTYAATKAGVAALAEGLINENVKAKGIDVSIIYPGYIRSEMNEKVAQNTKFMVDTVTGVKAMVDAIEKRKEKAYVPAWPWVPIGYALKNAPMSVVRKLF; from the coding sequence ATGACCACGGGAACGATCCTGATCACCGGCGCGAGCTCCGGCCTCGGCGCGGAGATGGCGCGCCAGTTCGCCGCCCTCGGCTACGACCTCGCGATCACCGCGCGGCGTACCGAGCGGCTCGACGAGCTGGCCGCCGAGATCACCGGCGCGAACGCCGACCGCAAGGTCATCACCAAGGCGCTCGACGTCAACGACGACGAGGCCGTCTTCTCGGTCTTCAAGGAGGTCGCTGCCGAGTTCGGCAAGCTCGACCGCGTCATCATCAACGCCGGCCTCGGCAAGGGCGCTCCGCTCGGCACCGGCCGCTACGACGCCAACCGGCAGACCGCGATGACCAACTTCGTCGCCGCGCTCGCGCAGACCGAGGCCGCGATGGAGATCTTCCGCGCGCAGAAGTCCGGCCACCTGGTGATGATCAGCTCGATCTCCGCCCTGCGCGGCATGCGCAAGACCATCACGACGTACGCCGCCACGAAGGCCGGCGTCGCTGCGCTGGCCGAGGGCCTGATCAACGAGAACGTGAAGGCCAAGGGCATCGACGTCTCGATCATCTACCCGGGCTACATCCGCTCGGAGATGAACGAGAAGGTCGCGCAGAACACGAAGTTCATGGTCGACACCGTGACCGGCGTGAAGGCGATGGTCGACGCGATCGAGAAGCGCAAGGAGAAGGCATACGTCCCGGCGTGGCCGTGGGTGCCGATCGGCTACGCGCTGAAGAACGCCCCGATGTCCGTCGTCCGGAAGCTCTTCTGA
- a CDS encoding SDR family NAD(P)-dependent oxidoreductase: MSRRVLVTGGASGLGAALVAEFVRRGDRVVIGDLADSFAAPDGVSYLRLDVTSDADWAAARAWVEEQWGGLDVLVNNAGIATGGRIDVVSMEEWQGVIDINLLGVVRGCRTFVPLMKAQSDDGQEPGHIVNTASLAGLVHPPAMASYTAVKAAVVAVSETLSYELHPWGIAVSAVCPGFFRTNLASSLNGSDAAMDKIAARLIDKSPLDAAQVAAEVMKGIDARRMVIVPDAPARKAVLMKRFARPLYDREQRSFADRIHALTTKDN, encoded by the coding sequence ATGAGCAGACGAGTACTCGTCACCGGTGGCGCCTCCGGTCTCGGCGCGGCACTGGTCGCCGAGTTCGTACGCCGCGGCGACCGGGTCGTCATCGGCGATCTCGCCGACTCGTTCGCGGCTCCGGACGGTGTGAGCTACCTCCGCCTCGACGTCACGAGCGATGCCGACTGGGCCGCCGCCCGGGCCTGGGTCGAGGAGCAGTGGGGCGGCCTGGACGTGCTGGTCAACAACGCCGGCATCGCGACGGGCGGTCGCATCGACGTCGTGTCGATGGAGGAGTGGCAGGGCGTCATCGACATCAACCTGCTCGGCGTCGTCCGGGGCTGCCGCACGTTCGTGCCCCTGATGAAGGCCCAGTCGGACGACGGTCAGGAGCCGGGTCACATCGTCAACACCGCCAGCCTCGCCGGACTGGTCCACCCGCCGGCCATGGCGTCGTACACCGCGGTGAAGGCGGCGGTCGTCGCCGTCAGCGAGACGCTCTCCTACGAGCTGCACCCGTGGGGGATCGCCGTCTCCGCGGTCTGCCCCGGCTTCTTCCGCACCAACCTCGCGAGCTCGCTCAATGGCTCCGACGCTGCGATGGACAAGATCGCCGCCCGGTTGATCGACAAGTCACCGCTCGACGCCGCCCAGGTCGCGGCCGAGGTGATGAAGGGCATCGACGCGCGGCGGATGGTCATCGTCCCCGACGCCCCGGCACGCAAGGCTGTGCTCATGAAGCGCTTCGCGCGCCCCCTCTACGACCGCGAGCAGCGCAGCTTCGCGGACCGCATCCACGCACTCACCACGAAGGACAACTGA
- a CDS encoding acyl-CoA dehydrogenase family protein, whose product MDFAPSPRAQELTELVRAFMTEEIEPVEAAYHQELKRRREAGKGEQWQELPIMKELQAKARAQGLWNLFLPAGHEGPYAEKYGTLGGTGLSNVDYAPIAELTGRSFIAPYVFNCNAPDTGNSEVLLKYGTQAQKDEWLDPLLDGRIRSAFLMTEPAVASSDATNMELTAVIDGDSIVLNGTKWFSTGVGHPDCDIFIVMGLTDPEADRHHRHSMVLVPRNTPGVKIERMLNTMGFYDEPHGHGEVSLTDVRVPRENFVSGPGEAFAIAQGRLGPGRVHHCMRLIGLAEKSLELAIERGTSREAFGKKLINLGGNRERLAQARIAIESTRLLVLNAAWKLDVGGAMNAISEVSQIKVAAPRMALDVIDFAMQIHGGGGMTDDFPLAGAWTGARSLRFADGPDEVHLGLIARLELMKHGVSR is encoded by the coding sequence ATGGACTTCGCACCTTCCCCCCGCGCCCAGGAGCTCACCGAGCTGGTCAGGGCGTTCATGACCGAAGAGATCGAGCCCGTCGAGGCGGCGTACCACCAGGAGCTGAAGCGCCGCCGCGAGGCGGGCAAGGGCGAGCAGTGGCAGGAGCTCCCGATCATGAAGGAGCTGCAGGCCAAGGCCCGCGCACAGGGCCTGTGGAACCTCTTTCTCCCGGCCGGCCACGAGGGCCCCTACGCCGAGAAGTACGGCACGCTCGGCGGCACCGGGCTGTCGAACGTCGACTACGCGCCGATCGCGGAGCTGACCGGCCGCTCGTTCATCGCGCCCTACGTCTTCAACTGCAACGCGCCGGACACCGGCAACTCCGAGGTGCTGCTCAAGTACGGCACCCAGGCCCAGAAGGACGAGTGGCTCGACCCGCTGCTCGACGGCCGCATCCGGTCGGCGTTCCTGATGACCGAGCCCGCGGTCGCCTCCTCGGACGCGACCAACATGGAGCTCACCGCGGTCATCGACGGCGACTCGATCGTGCTCAACGGCACCAAGTGGTTCTCGACCGGCGTCGGGCACCCCGACTGCGACATCTTCATCGTGATGGGGCTGACCGACCCCGAGGCCGACCGCCACCACCGGCACTCGATGGTGCTCGTGCCGCGCAACACCCCCGGCGTGAAGATCGAGCGCATGCTCAACACGATGGGCTTCTACGACGAACCGCACGGCCACGGCGAGGTCTCGCTGACCGACGTCCGCGTTCCGCGCGAGAACTTCGTGTCCGGTCCGGGCGAGGCTTTCGCGATCGCCCAGGGCCGCCTCGGTCCGGGTCGCGTGCACCACTGCATGCGCCTGATCGGACTGGCTGAGAAGTCCCTCGAGCTGGCCATCGAGCGCGGCACCTCGCGTGAGGCGTTCGGCAAGAAGCTGATCAACCTCGGCGGCAACCGGGAGCGGCTCGCGCAGGCTCGCATCGCGATCGAGTCGACCCGCCTCCTCGTGCTGAACGCCGCCTGGAAGCTCGACGTCGGGGGTGCGATGAACGCGATCTCCGAGGTCTCCCAGATCAAGGTCGCGGCTCCGCGCATGGCCCTCGACGTCATCGACTTCGCCATGCAGATCCACGGCGGCGGCGGCATGACCGACGACTTCCCGCTGGCCGGCGCCTGGACCGGCGCCCGCTCGCTGCGCTTCGCCGACGGCCCGGATGAGGTGCACCTCGGCCTGATCGCACGCCTCGAGCTCATGAAGCATGGCGTCTCGCGATGA
- a CDS encoding TetR/AcrR family transcriptional regulator, whose protein sequence is MTEDRDAERTRTRLSPEERRRQLLGIGLRMLVEKPIQDLPLDAVAAEAGISRGLLFHYFPTKTDYYDAVIAAALRRVLRNISPDEGAAQDEALHQFVDRFYAQIERRRSFYLALVFGNGSLSLGGDGVDTHRMTIARRVVTATGLPEAALPVAHGWTAYVEDRALRWSGLPSDARADRDTEVDHACRALHALLALDGPDGENR, encoded by the coding sequence GTGACCGAAGATCGTGACGCAGAACGCACCCGCACCCGCCTCAGCCCGGAGGAGCGACGCCGGCAACTGCTCGGCATCGGCCTGCGCATGCTCGTGGAGAAGCCGATCCAGGACCTGCCGCTCGACGCAGTGGCCGCCGAGGCAGGCATCTCGCGCGGGCTGCTCTTCCACTACTTCCCCACGAAGACCGACTACTACGACGCCGTGATCGCGGCGGCGCTGCGCCGCGTGCTGCGCAACATCTCGCCCGACGAAGGCGCCGCCCAGGACGAGGCGCTGCACCAGTTCGTGGACCGCTTCTACGCGCAGATCGAGCGACGTCGGAGCTTCTACCTGGCGCTGGTCTTCGGCAACGGCTCGCTCTCGCTCGGCGGCGACGGCGTCGACACCCACCGCATGACCATCGCGCGGCGTGTGGTCACCGCGACCGGGCTGCCCGAGGCTGCCCTACCCGTCGCGCACGGCTGGACGGCGTACGTCGAGGACCGGGCGCTGCGCTGGTCCGGACTGCCCTCGGACGCCCGGGCTGACCGCGACACCGAGGTCGACCACGCCTGCCGCGCGCTGCACGCCCTGCTCGCACTCGACGGACCCGACGGAGAGAACCGATGA
- a CDS encoding amidohydrolase family protein — MTDKSWPDGVVDPHIHQWDPLTTERIVSKQARAFRLLPRVPRALRWVLPRADREFVGNPHHVLKPYLPLDYRRDAGEVPVATVVHIEAAWPHAEHRDAVGETRWISSLPFGVDGAPELGAIVAHVDPRWSDAGEVLDLHLAASPLVRGVRTSAANHPDPGVRDFEDAPRLWADPAFLEGFTAVAERGLSFELWGYAHQLPDALPLVRAYPETTFVLDHYATPVGLLGPRGTSTGRSERVRADQLARWRDDVSALAALPNVVAKHSGLGMPVVGGEVRSARTAPLDARFVDTVAPLIRHLHDAFGASRTMWASNFPMDKPGLGIPASIALLTEVLGTDADLDLLLRGVALRSYRISRPR, encoded by the coding sequence ATGACGGACAAGAGCTGGCCCGACGGAGTCGTCGACCCGCACATCCACCAGTGGGACCCGCTGACCACCGAGCGGATCGTGTCGAAACAGGCCCGTGCCTTCCGCCTGCTCCCCCGCGTCCCGCGGGCGCTGCGCTGGGTGCTGCCGCGGGCCGACCGCGAGTTCGTGGGCAACCCGCACCACGTCCTCAAGCCGTATCTCCCGCTGGACTACCGCCGCGATGCAGGCGAGGTCCCGGTGGCGACCGTGGTCCACATCGAGGCGGCGTGGCCGCACGCCGAACACCGCGACGCGGTCGGCGAGACCCGCTGGATCAGCAGTCTCCCGTTCGGCGTCGACGGTGCCCCGGAGCTCGGCGCCATCGTGGCCCACGTGGACCCGCGGTGGTCCGACGCCGGAGAGGTGCTCGACCTGCACCTGGCGGCGAGCCCGCTCGTGCGCGGCGTACGCACCTCGGCGGCCAACCATCCCGACCCCGGAGTCCGCGACTTCGAGGACGCGCCACGGCTCTGGGCCGATCCCGCCTTCCTCGAGGGATTCACGGCCGTCGCCGAGCGGGGCCTGAGCTTCGAGCTGTGGGGCTACGCGCACCAGCTGCCTGATGCGCTCCCCCTGGTCCGGGCCTACCCCGAGACGACGTTCGTGCTCGACCACTACGCCACCCCCGTCGGGCTGCTGGGTCCGCGCGGCACCTCGACCGGCCGCAGTGAGCGCGTGCGGGCAGACCAGCTCGCGCGGTGGCGCGACGACGTGTCAGCGCTCGCGGCCCTGCCCAACGTGGTCGCCAAGCACTCCGGACTCGGCATGCCGGTGGTCGGCGGCGAGGTGCGATCTGCGCGGACCGCGCCGCTGGACGCGCGGTTCGTCGACACGGTCGCACCCCTGATCCGGCACCTGCACGATGCGTTCGGCGCCAGCCGCACGATGTGGGCGTCGAACTTCCCGATGGACAAGCCCGGCCTGGGCATCCCCGCCAGCATCGCGCTGCTGACCGAGGTGCTGGGGACCGACGCGGATCTCGACCTGCTGCTCCGCGGCGTCGCGCTGAGGAGCTACCGGATCAGTCGCCCTCGCTGA
- the ppk2 gene encoding polyphosphate kinase 2 → MIEDLRAHIDRLQVEGHTIGDDHDDDPILIDPQGLAVDTWRENYPYDERLDRALYDMEKYALQVELIKFQNWQQRTGSRHVVLFEGRDAAGKGGTIKRFMEHLNPRHARTVALVKPSERESTQWYFQRYIQHLPAAGELVLFDRSWYNRAGVERVMGFCSDDAYERFMEQAPRFEKMLVDSGIAVTKFWFSVTQSEQRTRFIIRQIDPVRQWKLSPMDLESLDRWDAYTAAKEEMFRRTDTRTAPWITVKSNDKKRARLNAIRYFLSQVDYEGKNHEVVGAADPLIVKRGKVSEGD, encoded by the coding sequence ATGATCGAGGACCTCAGGGCCCACATCGACCGACTCCAGGTCGAGGGACACACCATCGGCGACGACCACGATGACGATCCGATCCTGATCGACCCTCAGGGGCTGGCCGTGGACACGTGGCGGGAGAACTACCCCTACGACGAGCGTCTCGACCGCGCGCTGTACGACATGGAGAAGTACGCGCTCCAGGTCGAGCTGATCAAGTTCCAGAACTGGCAGCAGCGCACCGGTAGTCGCCACGTCGTGCTCTTCGAGGGCCGCGACGCCGCGGGCAAGGGCGGCACCATCAAGCGGTTCATGGAGCACCTGAACCCGCGCCATGCGCGCACAGTCGCGCTGGTCAAGCCCAGCGAGCGTGAGAGCACGCAGTGGTACTTCCAGCGCTACATCCAGCACCTGCCCGCAGCTGGCGAGCTCGTCCTGTTCGACCGGAGCTGGTACAACCGCGCCGGTGTCGAGCGGGTCATGGGGTTCTGCTCGGACGACGCCTACGAGCGGTTCATGGAGCAGGCGCCGCGCTTCGAGAAGATGCTGGTCGACTCGGGCATCGCCGTGACGAAGTTCTGGTTCTCCGTCACCCAGTCCGAGCAGCGGACCCGGTTCATCATTCGCCAGATCGACCCGGTCCGGCAGTGGAAGCTCTCGCCGATGGACCTGGAGTCCCTGGACAGGTGGGACGCCTACACCGCGGCCAAGGAGGAGATGTTCCGGCGCACGGACACCCGGACCGCGCCCTGGATCACCGTCAAGTCCAACGACAAGAAGCGCGCCCGGCTGAACGCGATTCGCTACTTCCTCTCGCAGGTCGACTACGAGGGCAAGAACCACGAGGTCGTCGGTGCGGCCGACCCGCTGATCGTGAAGCGTGGAAAGGTCAGCGAGGGCGACTGA
- a CDS encoding 4'-phosphopantetheinyl transferase family protein produces MPDVRRHPVALGATAALADHLGSLLGPGVVTSGRLCPACGSDQHGAPWARLDGQAFAVSVSRSGCHLVTAIGTHGRVGVDIESIDAVARGWDPGIVLAEGETADTAEEQAWHWAAKEAVLKAMGVGLARPMTSVALADHDVRRVPSPNGYVTAATQLS; encoded by the coding sequence ATGCCCGACGTACGCCGCCACCCGGTTGCGCTCGGCGCGACCGCGGCCCTCGCGGACCACCTCGGATCACTGCTGGGGCCGGGTGTCGTGACGAGCGGACGCCTCTGCCCAGCATGTGGGTCGGACCAGCACGGCGCCCCGTGGGCCCGTCTCGACGGGCAGGCGTTCGCGGTCTCGGTGAGCCGATCGGGCTGCCATCTCGTGACGGCGATCGGGACGCACGGCCGGGTCGGCGTGGACATCGAGTCCATCGACGCCGTCGCCCGCGGCTGGGATCCGGGCATCGTGCTCGCGGAGGGCGAGACAGCCGACACCGCCGAGGAGCAGGCCTGGCACTGGGCCGCCAAGGAGGCGGTGCTCAAGGCGATGGGCGTCGGCCTGGCCCGCCCGATGACCAGCGTCGCGCTCGCGGATCACGACGTACGCCGAGTTCCGTCGCCAAACGGCTACGTCACCGCGGCCACCCAGTTGAGTTGA
- a CDS encoding M1 family metallopeptidase, whose product MPGTDPYVPGHGNAAYDVEHYDLDLRYKPAGNRLDAEATLRCVALDELDNLVLDLHHLRVTRVSVAGHGVDKFAHRNDKLRIRLKSPVLTGERFSVTVKYSGAPTAVKSRALGDAGWEELDDGVIVAAQPHGAPSWFPCNDRPDNKATYAISISAPSDYHVAFSGALLSSSRSGASTTWSYEQTAPMATYLATVQIGRYVVSEQPGVVPIRVVRPADVRGPAYDASFGQQPKMMQFFTERFGPYPFEGYTTVITNDDLEIPLESQSLSTFGRNFASAEWSEVRLVAHELAHQWFGNAVTLRHWKDIWLHEGFACYSEWLWSEQAGPKSTAEWVEHYHRKLSDLPQDLVLADPTPDLMFDDRVYKRGALTLHALRITVGDEAFFEILRRWVADNNGGTITTPQFVIHCEEISGKPLAGLFRDWLEETALPPLPAS is encoded by the coding sequence ACGCGGCGTACGACGTCGAGCACTACGACCTCGACCTCCGCTACAAGCCCGCAGGCAACCGGCTCGACGCCGAGGCCACGCTCCGCTGCGTCGCGCTCGACGAGCTCGACAACCTCGTCCTCGACCTCCACCACCTCCGCGTCACCCGGGTGTCGGTCGCCGGTCACGGCGTCGACAAGTTCGCGCACCGCAACGACAAACTGCGGATCCGGCTGAAGTCACCGGTGCTGACGGGTGAGCGGTTCAGCGTGACGGTGAAGTACTCCGGCGCCCCCACCGCGGTGAAGTCCAGGGCCCTCGGCGATGCCGGCTGGGAGGAGCTCGACGACGGTGTCATCGTTGCTGCCCAGCCCCACGGTGCGCCGTCCTGGTTCCCCTGCAACGACCGTCCGGACAACAAGGCGACCTACGCGATCAGCATCAGTGCTCCCTCGGACTACCACGTCGCCTTCAGTGGCGCGCTGCTCTCCTCGTCACGCAGCGGCGCTTCGACGACCTGGTCCTACGAGCAGACCGCGCCCATGGCGACGTACCTCGCGACCGTGCAGATCGGCCGCTACGTGGTGAGCGAGCAGCCCGGCGTCGTCCCGATCCGCGTCGTGCGGCCAGCCGACGTCCGCGGCCCGGCGTACGACGCGTCGTTCGGGCAGCAACCGAAGATGATGCAGTTCTTCACCGAGCGTTTCGGCCCGTACCCCTTCGAGGGCTACACGACTGTCATCACCAACGACGACCTCGAGATCCCGCTGGAGTCGCAGTCGCTGTCGACCTTCGGCCGCAACTTCGCCTCGGCGGAGTGGTCGGAGGTGCGGCTGGTCGCGCACGAGCTCGCCCACCAGTGGTTCGGCAACGCGGTGACGCTGCGGCACTGGAAGGACATCTGGCTGCACGAGGGCTTCGCCTGCTACAGCGAGTGGCTCTGGTCCGAGCAGGCCGGGCCGAAGTCGACCGCGGAGTGGGTCGAGCACTACCACCGCAAGCTCTCCGACCTCCCTCAGGACCTGGTCCTCGCCGACCCGACCCCGGACCTGATGTTCGACGACCGGGTCTACAAGCGCGGTGCGCTGACGTTGCACGCACTGCGGATCACGGTCGGCGACGAGGCGTTCTTCGAGATCCTGCGGCGCTGGGTGGCCGACAACAACGGGGGCACCATCACCACGCCGCAGTTCGTCATCCACTGCGAGGAGATCTCGGGCAAGCCGCTCGCGGGCCTGTTCCGAGACTGGCTCGAGGAGACCGCGCTCCCGCCGCTGCCCGCGAGCTGA